Proteins from a genomic interval of Geodermatophilus obscurus DSM 43160:
- a CDS encoding YihY/virulence factor BrkB family protein: protein MARSTGPRGSETAAKDTRFAGNSAGDPAPDDPKVNDTRLDSAPQGTDKKPTVGGTLKRTLTEFSEDNLTDWAAALTYYGTLALFPALIALVSIVGLLTNPQQLTDALTAVVPAQAADTLNPVIEQLAGNTAPVGIGLVIGLAAAIWSASGYVGAFTRAANVVYETPEGRKVWKLKPLQLLVTLIGVLFAALIVAMLVLSGGVVDAVAGAIGLPDAVVTVWSYAKWPVVVVLVALMIAVLYYSTPNVKLRGFRFTSPGAAVALLVWAAASALFAFYVANFSNYNATYGALAGVIVFLVWFWITNLALLFGIELDAEIERTKELKEGVPLAEKEIQLDARAEPKDRHTH, encoded by the coding sequence ATGGCCCGCTCCACCGGCCCGCGCGGCAGCGAAACCGCGGCCAAGGACACCCGGTTCGCCGGCAACAGCGCCGGAGATCCAGCGCCTGACGATCCCAAGGTCAACGACACCCGGCTCGACAGCGCCCCCCAGGGCACGGACAAGAAGCCGACGGTCGGCGGCACCCTGAAGCGAACGCTCACGGAGTTCAGCGAGGACAACCTCACCGACTGGGCGGCCGCGCTCACCTACTACGGCACCCTGGCGCTGTTCCCGGCACTGATCGCCCTGGTGTCGATCGTCGGCCTGCTGACCAACCCCCAGCAGCTCACCGACGCCCTCACCGCCGTGGTGCCGGCCCAGGCCGCAGACACGCTGAACCCGGTGATCGAGCAGCTGGCCGGCAACACCGCGCCGGTGGGCATCGGGCTGGTTATCGGTCTGGCCGCCGCCATCTGGTCGGCCTCGGGTTACGTCGGGGCGTTCACCCGCGCGGCCAACGTGGTCTACGAGACCCCCGAGGGCCGCAAGGTCTGGAAGCTCAAGCCGCTGCAGCTGCTGGTCACCCTGATCGGCGTGCTGTTCGCCGCGCTGATCGTGGCCATGCTGGTGCTCAGCGGCGGCGTGGTCGACGCCGTCGCCGGGGCCATCGGTCTGCCCGACGCGGTGGTGACCGTGTGGAGCTATGCCAAGTGGCCGGTCGTCGTCGTGCTGGTGGCGCTGATGATCGCCGTCCTCTACTACTCGACGCCCAACGTGAAGCTGCGCGGCTTCCGTTTCACCAGCCCGGGCGCGGCCGTCGCGCTGTTGGTGTGGGCCGCCGCCTCGGCGCTGTTCGCCTTCTACGTGGCCAACTTCAGCAACTACAACGCCACCTACGGCGCCCTGGCCGGCGTGATCGTCTTCCTGGTCTGGTTCTGGATCACCAACCTCGCGCTGCTGTTCGGCATCGAGCTCGACGCCGAGATCGAGCGCACCAAGGAGCTGAAGGAGGGCGTGCCGCTGGCGGAGAAGGAGATCCAGCTGGACGCCCGCGCCGAGCCCAAGGACCGGCACACCCACTGA
- a CDS encoding hemerythrin domain-containing protein: protein MSRSIADQSVEELGGPGSVLVRQRRDHVQLDRLLHELGGTTGRAQEEVLTRIDRLVFSHAFAEESVLWPVMRRVLPDGEELTLRIEKEHQEVNELVSELETLGHDDPRRAQRLSRLVEVLNEDVRDEEDVLFPRLQERLDPHELRALGRRWDVVRRISPTRPHPTVSRRPPGNALSALPLSVLDRSRDVVDAAVCRAPARLAPVGRLVSQGLAGLAGLVERTPPARRGDRPPTSR, encoded by the coding sequence GTGAGCCGTTCCATCGCCGACCAGTCGGTCGAGGAGCTCGGGGGGCCGGGCAGCGTCCTGGTCCGCCAGCGCCGTGACCACGTCCAGCTGGATCGGCTCCTGCACGAGCTGGGCGGCACGACCGGCCGTGCCCAGGAGGAGGTCCTCACCCGCATCGACCGGCTCGTCTTCAGCCACGCCTTCGCGGAGGAGAGCGTGCTCTGGCCGGTGATGCGCCGGGTGCTGCCCGACGGTGAGGAGCTGACCCTGCGCATCGAGAAGGAGCACCAGGAGGTCAACGAGCTGGTCAGCGAGCTGGAGACGCTCGGGCACGACGACCCGCGGCGCGCGCAGCGGCTGTCCCGGCTCGTGGAGGTGCTGAACGAGGACGTCCGCGACGAGGAGGACGTGCTCTTCCCCCGCCTGCAGGAGCGGCTCGACCCGCACGAGCTGCGCGCGCTGGGTCGCCGCTGGGACGTCGTCCGCCGCATCTCGCCGACGCGGCCGCACCCGACGGTGTCCCGGCGTCCGCCGGGCAACGCGCTCTCGGCGCTGCCGCTGTCGGTGCTCGACCGCAGCCGCGACGTCGTCGACGCCGCCGTCTGCCGCGCCCCCGCGAGGCTGGCCCCGGTCGGCCGGCTGGTCAGCCAGGGGCTGGCCGGGCTCGCCGGCCTGGTCGAGCGGACCCCGCCGGCCCGCCGCGGCGACCGGCCGCCGACGTCCCGCTGA
- a CDS encoding HAD family hydrolase: MPDTAVFDVDGTLVDTNYHHALAWARAFRRYDVIRPLWRIHRAIGMGGDVLVGHVAGQQVEDAHGDELRAAWVEEFDRLLPEVQPFEDARALLEEVKARGFRVVLASSGKSKHVEAFLDLIDAKSIADAWTTSDDAEHSKPEPDLVRVALQQVDGASGVMVGDSTWDCIAAGKLDVPTIAVRTGGFSVEELTEAGATRVVESLRELRQGLDDTLLARPDRTAA; the protein is encoded by the coding sequence GTGCCCGACACCGCCGTCTTCGACGTCGACGGAACGCTCGTCGACACCAACTACCACCACGCGCTGGCCTGGGCCCGCGCCTTCCGCCGGTACGACGTCATCCGGCCGCTGTGGCGGATCCACCGCGCGATCGGCATGGGCGGGGACGTGCTGGTGGGCCACGTGGCCGGCCAGCAGGTCGAGGACGCGCACGGCGACGAGCTGCGCGCCGCCTGGGTCGAGGAGTTCGACCGGCTGCTCCCCGAGGTGCAGCCCTTCGAGGACGCCCGCGCCCTCCTGGAGGAGGTCAAGGCCCGCGGGTTCCGGGTGGTGCTGGCCAGCTCGGGCAAGAGCAAGCACGTCGAGGCGTTCCTCGACCTCATCGACGCGAAGTCGATCGCCGACGCGTGGACGACGTCCGACGACGCCGAGCACAGCAAGCCCGAGCCCGACCTCGTCCGCGTCGCCCTCCAGCAGGTGGACGGCGCGTCCGGTGTCATGGTCGGCGACTCGACCTGGGACTGCATCGCGGCGGGGAAGCTCGACGTCCCCACGATCGCCGTCCGGACCGGTGGCTTCTCCGTCGAGGAGCTGACCGAGGCCGGCGCCACGCGCGTCGTCGAGTCGCTGCGGGAGCTGCGGCAGGGCCTCGACGACACGCTCCTCGCCCGGCCCGACCGCACGGCCGCCTGA
- a CDS encoding Asp23/Gls24 family envelope stress response protein, with amino-acid sequence MTQSTSTTGTSTSSSTALSQASPSALQTSQGNTTIADGVVQKIAGLAAREVSGVHALGGGAARAFGALRERIPGATQTAGQGVAVEVGERQAAVDLDVVTEYGAPIAEIARSVRRNVINAVEGMTGLQVTEVNIAVNDIHLPTDDEGPQEPVRVQ; translated from the coding sequence ATGACCCAGTCGACGAGCACCACCGGCACCAGCACCAGCAGCTCGACCGCCCTCAGCCAGGCCTCCCCCTCGGCGTTGCAGACCAGCCAGGGCAACACGACCATCGCCGACGGCGTCGTCCAGAAGATCGCCGGGCTCGCCGCCCGCGAGGTCTCCGGCGTGCACGCCCTGGGCGGCGGTGCGGCGCGTGCCTTCGGCGCCCTGCGCGAGCGGATCCCGGGCGCCACGCAGACCGCCGGTCAGGGCGTGGCGGTGGAGGTCGGCGAGAGGCAGGCCGCCGTCGACCTGGACGTCGTCACCGAGTACGGCGCGCCGATCGCCGAGATCGCCCGCTCCGTGCGGCGCAACGTGATCAACGCGGTCGAGGGCATGACCGGGCTGCAGGTCACCGAGGTGAACATCGCCGTCAACGACATCCACCTGCCGACCGACGACGAGGGTCCGCAGGAGCCTGTGCGGGTCCAGTGA
- a CDS encoding Asp23/Gls24 family envelope stress response protein, translating to MTALAADAGTTGSAPETRAPEDRGTLSIADRVVERVAGYAATQVDGAAAAPRRLLGISVGESRPDAEAAVRATVDGSVATVEATIAVSWPQSVRTVTDRLRAHVREDVRRVTGVEVAHVDVDVVDFATATTPVRRVQ from the coding sequence GTGACGGCGCTGGCCGCCGACGCCGGTACCACCGGCAGCGCACCCGAGACCCGGGCGCCGGAGGACCGCGGCACCCTGTCCATCGCCGACCGCGTGGTCGAGCGGGTGGCCGGCTACGCCGCCACCCAGGTCGACGGCGCCGCCGCCGCACCGCGCCGGCTGCTCGGCATCTCCGTCGGCGAGTCCCGCCCGGACGCCGAGGCCGCCGTCCGCGCCACCGTCGACGGCTCGGTCGCCACCGTGGAGGCGACCATCGCGGTCAGCTGGCCGCAGTCGGTCCGCACGGTGACCGACCGGCTGCGCGCCCACGTCCGCGAGGACGTGCGCCGGGTGACCGGCGTCGAGGTCGCGCACGTCGACGTCGACGTCGTCGACTTCGCGACCGCCACCACGCCCGTCCGGCGCGTGCAGTGA
- a CDS encoding DUF6286 domain-containing protein: MTVVNRVLATLLALALLLGGLLAVVEVVLAALGRPPWLVPHPDWTSWLTDQDLGSTIVRAALIGAVVLGLVLLVLTLRRGRPGALPLPARVESVRTTASRRGIERTLRAAATRPDGVRDAQVRARRRTVRVRAATALRDPGDLQSRVTEAVSQRLEELGLSGTLRPRVTVSKGAGR, encoded by the coding sequence ATGACCGTGGTGAACCGGGTCCTGGCCACGCTCCTGGCCCTGGCCCTCCTGCTCGGCGGCCTGCTGGCGGTCGTGGAGGTCGTCCTGGCCGCGCTCGGACGGCCGCCCTGGCTGGTGCCGCACCCCGACTGGACGTCCTGGCTGACCGACCAGGACCTCGGCTCGACCATCGTGCGGGCGGCCTTGATCGGCGCCGTGGTCCTCGGCCTCGTGCTGCTGGTCCTGACGCTGCGCCGCGGACGTCCCGGGGCGCTGCCGCTGCCCGCGCGGGTCGAGTCGGTGCGGACGACGGCGTCCCGGCGGGGCATCGAGCGCACGCTGCGCGCCGCCGCGACCCGGCCGGACGGCGTCCGCGACGCGCAGGTGCGGGCCCGCCGCCGCACCGTGCGGGTGCGGGCGGCGACCGCGCTCCGCGACCCCGGGGACCTGCAGTCGCGGGTGACCGAGGCGGTCTCCCAGCGCCTGGAGGAGCTCGGCCTCTCGGGCACGCTGCGCCCTCGCGTCACCGTCTCGAAGGGAGCCGGACGATGA
- the amaP gene encoding alkaline shock response membrane anchor protein AmaP — protein sequence MSRRVDTANRTVLTLLGLLLLGGGGVGLAAGFGAFGDPPPVLPVSARRFEDDQPWFWWAVAGAGLLIALLALRWLLAQLHTDRLSRLDLTRDDREGRTVVHAGALTDAVEEEARALRGVVSASARLVEDRARKLTVAVELADYADVAEVRRVLEDRVVAHARQAIDDPDLPVDVELRPGRRSASRGLH from the coding sequence ATGAGCCGCCGCGTCGACACCGCGAACCGCACCGTGCTGACGCTGCTCGGCCTGCTGCTGCTCGGTGGTGGTGGCGTCGGGCTGGCCGCGGGCTTCGGCGCGTTCGGCGACCCGCCACCGGTGCTGCCCGTGTCGGCCCGCCGCTTCGAGGACGACCAGCCGTGGTTCTGGTGGGCCGTTGCCGGCGCCGGTCTGCTGATCGCCCTGCTGGCGCTGCGCTGGCTGCTCGCCCAGCTGCACACCGACCGCCTGAGCCGGCTGGACCTGACCCGCGACGACCGCGAGGGGCGCACCGTCGTGCACGCCGGCGCCCTCACCGACGCCGTCGAGGAGGAGGCGCGGGCGCTGCGTGGCGTGGTGAGCGCCTCCGCCCGGCTGGTCGAGGACCGCGCGCGGAAGCTCACCGTCGCCGTCGAGCTGGCCGACTACGCCGACGTCGCCGAGGTCCGCCGGGTGCTGGAGGACCGGGTGGTCGCCCACGCCCGCCAGGCGATCGACGACCCCGACCTGCCGGTGGACGTCGAGCTGCGGCCCGGACGGCGCTCGGCCAGCCGCGGCCTGCACTGA
- a CDS encoding STAS domain-containing protein codes for MDASAAAFLNSAGVALLVRETDAHRRAGGRPELRNPSRTVLQVLRLTGMAHLFDVVTH; via the coding sequence GTGGACGCCTCCGCCGCCGCCTTCCTCAACTCCGCCGGGGTGGCGCTGCTGGTCCGCGAGACCGACGCGCACCGCCGCGCCGGCGGGCGTCCGGAGCTGCGCAACCCGTCACGGACGGTCCTCCAGGTGCTGCGGTTGACCGGGATGGCCCACCTGTTCGACGTCGTGACGCACTGA
- a CDS encoding TetR/AcrR family transcriptional regulator C-terminal domain-containing protein, translated as MPDDGAAYTRAVREDPPGPVRTPLDRRRVLAAAIEFIDEHGLEALTMRRMGAHLGVEGMALYRHVTGRDDLLDGVVELVVDELYGDPEVYLAPQHGWQDYLQRLAHGVRRIAIAHPAVFPLIATRPPAAPWVRPPLRSLRWLESFLDALTTHGFSDGAAVAAYRAYTSFLLGHLLLEVSQRGVPISPLDDPEATPHVEDRSLAAYPLVRRFSPLLSEDESTAEFEESLENLLERLQRVLRESRRPGFTT; from the coding sequence GTGCCCGACGACGGCGCCGCCTACACGCGTGCGGTGCGCGAGGATCCGCCCGGCCCCGTCCGGACCCCGCTCGACCGGCGCCGGGTGCTCGCGGCGGCCATCGAGTTCATCGACGAGCACGGGCTCGAAGCGCTCACGATGCGCCGGATGGGCGCCCACCTGGGCGTCGAGGGGATGGCGCTGTACCGGCACGTCACCGGCCGCGACGACCTGCTCGACGGCGTCGTCGAACTGGTCGTCGACGAGCTCTACGGCGATCCGGAGGTGTACCTGGCGCCCCAGCACGGCTGGCAGGACTACCTGCAGCGGCTCGCACACGGGGTCCGGCGGATCGCCATCGCCCACCCGGCCGTCTTCCCGCTCATCGCCACGCGGCCGCCGGCCGCGCCGTGGGTGCGACCGCCGCTGCGCAGCCTGCGCTGGCTGGAGTCCTTCCTCGACGCGCTGACCACCCACGGTTTCAGCGACGGGGCCGCGGTCGCCGCCTACCGGGCCTACACCAGCTTCCTGCTCGGCCACCTGCTGCTCGAGGTCTCCCAGCGCGGCGTGCCGATCAGCCCGCTGGACGACCCGGAGGCGACGCCGCACGTCGAGGACCGCTCGCTGGCGGCGTACCCGCTCGTGCGCCGGTTCTCCCCGCTGCTGTCCGAGGACGAGTCGACCGCGGAGTTCGAGGAGTCGCTGGAGAACCTGCTCGAGCGCCTGCAGCGGGTGCTCCGGGAGTCGCGGCGTCCCGGTTTCACCACCTGA
- a CDS encoding DUF2382 domain-containing protein, whose amino-acid sequence MINETQIQQVIGTTAIDADGDKIGKVSEVYLDDETGRPEWATVHTGLFGTKETFVPLAQAELSGEQLRFPYDKAKVKDAPKVDTDGHLSPQEEQELYRYYGLGGGTTTETTSQTTTGTAGMAAGTAGTAGMAAETAGRTDRDGDGVYDDVAGRTVGHDTSGPTTDEAMTRSEERLNVGTRSEEVGRARLRKYVVTENVTETVPVSREEVRVEREPITDANVGNAMDGPAISEEEHEVTLHAERPVVEKEAVPVERVRLDKQTVTDQERVSEDVRKEEIEVDDGTGVAGNALDRDNDGRIGR is encoded by the coding sequence ATGATCAACGAGACGCAGATCCAGCAGGTCATCGGCACCACCGCGATCGACGCCGACGGCGACAAGATCGGCAAGGTCAGCGAGGTCTACCTCGACGACGAGACCGGCCGCCCCGAGTGGGCCACCGTGCACACCGGCCTGTTCGGCACCAAGGAGACCTTCGTGCCGCTCGCCCAGGCCGAGCTCTCCGGTGAGCAGCTCCGCTTCCCCTACGACAAGGCGAAGGTCAAGGACGCGCCGAAGGTCGACACCGACGGCCACCTGTCGCCGCAGGAGGAGCAGGAGCTCTACCGCTACTACGGCCTCGGCGGGGGCACCACCACCGAGACCACCTCGCAGACCACCACCGGGACGGCCGGGATGGCCGCCGGCACGGCCGGCACGGCGGGGATGGCCGCGGAGACGGCGGGCCGCACCGACCGTGACGGCGACGGGGTCTACGACGACGTCGCCGGGCGCACGGTGGGCCACGACACCTCCGGGCCGACCACCGACGAGGCGATGACCCGCTCGGAGGAGCGGCTGAACGTGGGCACCCGCTCGGAGGAGGTCGGCCGGGCCCGGCTGCGCAAGTACGTGGTCACCGAGAACGTGACCGAGACGGTGCCGGTCTCCCGCGAGGAGGTCCGGGTCGAGCGCGAGCCGATCACCGACGCCAACGTGGGCAACGCGATGGACGGGCCGGCGATCTCCGAGGAGGAGCACGAGGTCACCCTGCACGCCGAGCGTCCGGTGGTGGAGAAGGAGGCCGTGCCGGTCGAGCGGGTCCGCCTGGACAAGCAGACCGTCACCGACCAGGAGCGGGTGTCAGAGGACGTCCGCAAGGAGGAGATCGAGGTGGACGACGGGACCGGGGTCGCCGGGAACGCCCTCGACCGCGACAACGACGGCCGCATCGGCCGCTGA
- a CDS encoding response regulator transcription factor encodes MSRVLIAEDEARIAAFVEKGLRANGFATAVVADGRTARAAAASGDFDLMILDIGLPGMDGFEVLRALRADRVTIPVVILTARDSVQDTVAALEGGADDYMPKPFRFEELLARVRLRLSGGRQTETTVLTCGDLSLDLRTRRAQAGSRTVALSAREFALAETFLRHPGQVLAREQLLSHVWGYDFDPGSNVVDVYVRYLRRKLGADRIETVRGMGYRLVAA; translated from the coding sequence GTGAGCCGCGTGCTCATCGCCGAGGACGAGGCCCGCATCGCCGCCTTCGTGGAGAAGGGGCTGCGGGCCAACGGCTTCGCCACGGCCGTCGTCGCCGACGGCCGCACCGCCCGGGCCGCCGCGGCCAGCGGCGACTTCGACCTGATGATCCTCGACATCGGCCTGCCCGGCATGGACGGCTTCGAGGTGCTGCGGGCGCTGCGGGCCGACCGCGTGACCATCCCGGTCGTCATCCTCACCGCACGGGACAGCGTCCAGGACACGGTGGCCGCGCTGGAGGGCGGAGCCGACGACTACATGCCCAAGCCGTTCCGCTTCGAGGAGCTGCTGGCCCGAGTGCGGTTGCGGCTCTCCGGCGGCCGGCAGACCGAGACCACCGTGCTCACCTGCGGCGACCTGTCGCTGGACCTGCGGACCCGGCGCGCGCAGGCGGGCAGCCGCACGGTCGCCCTGTCCGCTCGCGAGTTCGCCCTGGCCGAGACCTTCCTGCGCCACCCCGGTCAGGTGCTGGCCCGCGAGCAGCTGCTCAGCCACGTCTGGGGCTACGACTTCGACCCCGGCTCCAACGTCGTCGACGTCTACGTCCGCTACCTGCGCCGCAAGCTCGGTGCCGACCGGATCGAGACGGTGCGGGGGATGGGCTACCGCCTGGTCGCGGCCTGA
- a CDS encoding sensor histidine kinase, whose amino-acid sequence MAATTDAGARRRSWVPRAARTRIIGWVLLLVLLALGVVTLVTWRLLIAATDERIDITLEAEIEEFRRILEGDVDPRTGEQFGSVEDVLQTLITYNLARPNEKFLGYVDGDYRYQSRIEAPVLLSQDAEFTRQVGAVTETTWGRYDSGAGEVRYLAVPVILDGDPSRGVAVVAYFADQERRAADDAARLMLAVGAGTVLLAAVGAWVVAGRILRPVRDVAATAHSITETDLSRRIPLDGRPADELTDLAASVNEMLDRLEAGAAAQRRFLDDAGHELRTPITIVRGHLEVVDATDPGDVRETVALVDDELDRMNRIVSDLLLLARAEQPQFVRPQPVAVAALTAEVFDKVRRLGDREWLLETAADVDAELDTQRVTQALVALADNAVRYTVPGDRISLGSQLSGGELRFWVSDTGPGVPESEQARVFERFARGTSGARRSDGAGLGLSVVQAIAVAHGGRAVLDSVPGRGTTVSLVLPARLAPPLVVDDAVTTVDDDAATPELDPAAGRLPSGT is encoded by the coding sequence ATGGCGGCGACGACTGACGCGGGTGCGCGGCGCCGGAGCTGGGTCCCCCGGGCCGCCCGCACCCGGATCATCGGTTGGGTCCTGCTGCTGGTCCTGCTGGCCCTGGGGGTCGTCACCCTCGTGACCTGGCGGCTGCTCATCGCCGCCACCGACGAGCGGATCGACATCACCCTCGAGGCCGAGATCGAGGAGTTCCGGCGGATCCTCGAGGGCGACGTCGACCCCCGCACCGGGGAGCAGTTCGGCTCGGTCGAGGACGTGCTGCAGACCCTCATCACCTACAACCTGGCCCGGCCGAACGAGAAGTTTCTCGGCTACGTCGACGGCGACTACCGCTACCAGAGCCGGATCGAGGCCCCGGTGCTGCTCAGCCAGGACGCGGAGTTCACCCGGCAGGTCGGCGCGGTCACCGAAACGACGTGGGGCCGCTACGACAGCGGCGCCGGGGAGGTCCGCTACCTCGCCGTCCCGGTGATCCTGGACGGCGACCCGTCCCGCGGCGTCGCCGTCGTCGCCTACTTCGCCGACCAGGAACGCCGGGCCGCCGACGACGCCGCCCGGCTCATGCTCGCCGTCGGCGCCGGCACCGTGCTGCTCGCGGCCGTGGGCGCCTGGGTGGTGGCCGGCCGGATCCTGCGCCCGGTCCGCGACGTGGCCGCCACCGCCCACAGCATCACCGAGACCGACCTGTCCCGGCGCATCCCGCTCGACGGCCGCCCGGCCGACGAGCTCACCGACCTCGCCGCCTCGGTCAACGAGATGCTCGACCGGCTCGAGGCCGGCGCCGCCGCGCAGCGTCGCTTCCTCGACGACGCCGGACACGAGCTGCGGACGCCGATCACCATCGTCCGCGGCCACCTGGAGGTCGTAGACGCGACCGATCCCGGCGACGTCCGGGAGACGGTGGCGCTGGTCGACGACGAGCTGGACCGGATGAACCGGATCGTCTCCGACCTGCTGCTGCTGGCCCGCGCCGAGCAGCCGCAGTTCGTCCGCCCCCAGCCGGTGGCCGTCGCCGCGCTGACCGCCGAGGTGTTCGACAAGGTCCGCCGGCTGGGCGACCGGGAGTGGCTGCTGGAGACCGCCGCCGACGTGGACGCGGAGCTGGACACCCAGCGGGTCACCCAGGCGCTGGTCGCCCTCGCCGACAACGCCGTCCGCTACACCGTCCCCGGCGACCGGATCTCCCTCGGCAGCCAGCTCAGCGGTGGCGAGCTGCGCTTCTGGGTCTCCGACACCGGACCGGGTGTCCCCGAGTCCGAGCAGGCGCGGGTCTTCGAGCGCTTCGCCCGGGGCACGTCCGGTGCCCGGCGCTCCGACGGCGCCGGCCTCGGGCTCTCCGTCGTCCAGGCCATCGCCGTCGCCCACGGTGGGCGCGCGGTGCTCGACAGCGTGCCGGGACGGGGGACGACGGTCAGCCTGGTCCTGCCCGCCCGCCTGGCGCCCCCGCTGGTCGTCGACGACGCCGTCACCACGGTGGACGACGACGCCGCCACCCCGGAACTCGACCCCGCAGCCGGCCGGCTGCCCAGCGGAACCTGA